The window CAATCAGAAAAATCTCAGCCGTTAGCTTACTATGCCTAACTCTTTTTACCGTAGTCACCATGTCATGTACGGAAGAAAATGAGCCTCCCACGATGCAGGAGACACAGAACACCAATCACCAAAATGCCAAAACCCAATTCATAAACGTTAAAGGAGATGCTGTGGCCTACCGTATTTTAGGAAACCAAGACGGAATTCCCCTGGTTCTTCTTCCGGGTCTGGGAGGATCAATGGATGATTGGGACCCTGCTGTCACAGACGGATTGGCAAAAAAGTATAAAGTGATTATCTTCGACAATAAAGGCGTTTCTTCCTCAAAGGGAACCACTCCGAATACCGTTCAGGCAATGGCTGATGATGCCGTTGAGGTTATCAAAGCACTGAATCTGAGTAAAGTAAATATCATGGGATTTTCCATGGGAGGCTTTATTGCACAGAGAATCGTGCTCACCAATCCGGCTCTTATCAATAAGGTTATTTTAACAGGCACCGGCCCTCAAGGGGCAATCGGATTGTCTAACCTTCCTAATATTGTGGCAGGAACAGCAGGATTGAGTCCTGAAGCTTCCTTTTTGAAATTTGGATTTACAGAATCTGCCCAAAGTATTGCGGAGGGAAAAGCATCTTATAAAAGAATTCAACTTCGCACAGCCGATAGGGACCTTCCCTTGAATGATGCAGCTTCCAATTCGCAGTTTACTGCTGTTCTAACGTGGGCTCAGCCCAATGCTGATGCGCTTACGGAAATTAAACAGATCAAGAATCCCGTATTGATCGTTCACGGAGAGAATGATCTTCCGGTTTCCGTTCAGAATGCTAAAAATATGGCTCAGAATTTAGACCATGCAGAACTGGTAATTTTTCCGGATTCAGGACATGCTTCTTTCTACCAGTACCATGATATTTTTGTAGCAAAAGCCATTGAATTCCTTGGAAAATAATTTGAAAGCTATTCAAATATGCATACAAAAACCCACTGTAGTCTTCAGCGGGTTTTTGTGTTGTGTTGATGAATAAAGATGCTTAAAGGAATTTCTGTACAGCTTCTGCACTCACAGGCGTAAAAAAGTTAATCATATGACCATCCGGATCAGAAAATAAAAGTGATCTGTTTCCCCATGGCATTGTTGTAGGTTCCTGAATGATATCAGCTCCAATACCTTTAATTCTCTCATATTCTCTGTCTACATCTTTAACCAGAAATTCAATAATCGTGGATTGTGTTCCTCTAAAACCGGTAAGACCTTCGGAAAATAATTGCATTGTCCTCGTGCTTCCGATGGCAATGGTAATGGAATCTCTAGAGAGTTCTGCGAAATCTTCTGTGTACCATTTGGCATTTAATCCAATGGCCTGTTCATAAAATGCTACTGCCGCTTTGATGTCTTTGCTGATTATTCTTAATGAGGTAAATGTCATTCTTTTTATTTTAAATAATTATAAGACAAAGGTAGGGTAGCGCTATGACAACAGGCTGTCAGCAGAAATGATGATTTTTTACTATCATAAAAAATCCCGGCATAACCGGGATTCTCTTATCTTATGGAGTTGTCGTCTGTTCAATGACGAAAGTTTCTGTATCTGTTGTATGGGCTGAAAAATATCCCAACGCTCCGTTACTGATATTGCTGGGCGGATTGGCCGGAGTAGCGGTTCCTCCATTTCCTCCGGAAATCTGAATCAATGAGCTGTAATACGTAAATATGTTGTTGTCTATGCACTGCATTTCTACATGAATTTTATCTCCTGGTACCACTTCATGGTCTCTGCCCTTATTATCATCATTAGGAAGAATCAGGGGCTGCTGATTGACTAATCCGTTGTTCACATTGTCTGAAAAGGTATTCATGTACTTTTTGGTGAGATCATTGATCGTAAAGGTAAATAGATAACGGTTTCCCAGGGGCATGGGATCTGTGAAAATCGGTAAAAGGGTATAGGTGGTTTTATCGCCAAATTTAAAAGAGCTTTGTTCCAATCCGTCAAAATACACCACATCCGGCATTTTGCTCTGTGCGGTATACTGTTTTCCTTCAGCCTGTACTTTTAGGGTATAGGTTCTGCCGGGTTCTCCGGTAAACGTTGTGGTCTGGTATATTCCGTTTCCGGTATATTGAAGGGTTTCGGTTTGCCCCGTATCATCACTCAGAACTACCTGTGCACCCGCTACAGCCGGATACTGATTCGGTTCTGAAAATCCTACAGATTTTGTGATTTTTACCGTATAAGGTCCTGGTTTGTTGGTGATATTTCCTTCGATGACAATGTTTCCGCTCTGATCGTTCAGATCAAGATCGATTTCTTTTTCACAGGAAGTTACGATAAACAGCGATAATATGATATAAAATGTATTTTTCATGAGTTAGAATTTGAAATTATAAGTGATGTTGGGTACCCATCGGAACAGAGAAGTCTGCATCGCACGTGTTGTTCCCGGGCGGTCAGGATTGTCTTCAAAATTAATGGTATAGGCATTTTCTCTTCCATAAAGATTGTATATACCAAATGTCCATGAACCGCGGAATCTTTTGTTAGAGCTTGGTTCATAAGTTGCGCTCAGATCCATTCTGTGATAAGCAGGCATTCTGTCTGCATTTCTGCTGCTGTATTGAAATACGGTCTGCCCGTTCAGCTCATATTTTCCGGTAGGGAAGGTGACTGCATTTCCTGTACTGTAGACAAAGAGCCCCGAAAAGCTCCATTTTGGATTAAGCTGGTAGGTAGCAACAACGGATAGATCGTGGGTTTTGTCCATTCTGGCATTGTACCATTCATTATTATTAATTCCGTTGATCTTTCTTTCTGTTTTGGAAAGCGTATAGGAAATCCATCCCGTTAGTTTTCCGCTTTTCTTCTTGGCAATAAGCTCCAGACCGTAGGCTCTTCCTTTTCCGAATAACAGTTCACTTTCTACATCGGCTCCTGTATCAAAACCAATCTGGGCCCCGTTTTTGAAGTCGATCTGGTTTTTCATGTCTTTATAATAAATCTCAGCATTCAGTTCATAATTGTTATTGTTGAAATTTCTGCTGTATCCAAGGCTGATCTGATCTGCAATTTCAGGTTTTACGGTATAACTGCTTCCGATCCATTGATCCGTAGGGTTTCCGCTGTTGCTGTTGCTTAAAAGGTGCAGATTCTGCGTATTTCTGGAATATCCTCCCTTTACACTGCTCACTTCATTAATACGGTAATTGGCACTAATACGAGGTTCAAGGTTGGTATACGTTTTCCCGAATTTTCCTTTCTCTAAAAAACGGCTGTCGGTAAGAACTCCATTTTCATATGTATTGAAGGTGTCTCCGCCCAGTACACTGAACATAGAAAGTCTCAGCCCGTAATTGATCGTCAGCTTTTCTGTGGCTTTATAGTCATCATTAATGTAAACCGCATTTTCCCATGAGTACCTCGGGTTTCTTGTAAAGCTGCTCACTGTAGTACCGGAAGCACTGCTTGGCGTAAGGGTATGATAAATCGACTGGAGACCAAAACGAACAGAATGCTTGTTTCCTGCAAACCAGGTGAAATCCTGCTTAAGATTCCAATCGCGTATTTTTGAATTTAAATCAAATACCGTATCGTCATTTTTCAGGCTGATTTTATAATCATAATTGCTGTAGATGAAAGATGTATTGGAGAATAGTTTACTGCTGATAATGCTGTTCCATCTGAGCGTTGCTGTGGTATTCCCCCAATCTGTATTGAAAGTGTCACCCAATCCCAGAACATCTCTTCCAAAATATCCGGAAAGGTAAATACGGTTGTTTTCATTGATCTGGTAATTGGCTTTC of the Chryseobacterium aureum genome contains:
- a CDS encoding alpha/beta fold hydrolase, with product MKTIRKISAVSLLCLTLFTVVTMSCTEENEPPTMQETQNTNHQNAKTQFINVKGDAVAYRILGNQDGIPLVLLPGLGGSMDDWDPAVTDGLAKKYKVIIFDNKGVSSSKGTTPNTVQAMADDAVEVIKALNLSKVNIMGFSMGGFIAQRIVLTNPALINKVILTGTGPQGAIGLSNLPNIVAGTAGLSPEASFLKFGFTESAQSIAEGKASYKRIQLRTADRDLPLNDAASNSQFTAVLTWAQPNADALTEIKQIKNPVLIVHGENDLPVSVQNAKNMAQNLDHAELVIFPDSGHASFYQYHDIFVAKAIEFLGK
- a CDS encoding VOC family protein, giving the protein MTFTSLRIISKDIKAAVAFYEQAIGLNAKWYTEDFAELSRDSITIAIGSTRTMQLFSEGLTGFRGTQSTIIEFLVKDVDREYERIKGIGADIIQEPTTMPWGNRSLLFSDPDGHMINFFTPVSAEAVQKFL
- a CDS encoding TonB-dependent receptor gives rise to the protein MQTSFLKITAATAALCFSTLAMAQKTYSVSGTVKDKKNGELLIGVSVKVSEDPTINVIANEYGFYSLSLPEGSYTIIISNPGYQDFEQQIKVDQNIKLDLPLFPAETTAKAIDEVVITGIKKDKNLTSAQMGAETLSIKNIEKLPVLFGEKDVMKTIQLLPGIKSNGEGSSGFSVRGGATDQNLILLDEAPVYNASHLLGFFSTFNSDALKDASIIKGNSPAQYGGRLSSVLDVKMKDGNNKDYNLNGGIGLISSRLSVEGPIQKEKSSFIVSGRRTYADLFLKTSKDYKDNKLYFYDLNLKANYQINENNRIYLSGYFGRDVLGLGDTFNTDWGNTTATLRWNSIISSKLFSNTSFIYSNYDYKISLKNDDTVFDLNSKIRDWNLKQDFTWFAGNKHSVRFGLQSIYHTLTPSSASGTTVSSFTRNPRYSWENAVYINDDYKATEKLTINYGLRLSMFSVLGGDTFNTYENGVLTDSRFLEKGKFGKTYTNLEPRISANYRINEVSSVKGGYSRNTQNLHLLSNSNSGNPTDQWIGSSYTVKPEIADQISLGYSRNFNNNNYELNAEIYYKDMKNQIDFKNGAQIGFDTGADVESELLFGKGRAYGLELIAKKKSGKLTGWISYTLSKTERKINGINNNEWYNARMDKTHDLSVVATYQLNPKWSFSGLFVYSTGNAVTFPTGKYELNGQTVFQYSSRNADRMPAYHRMDLSATYEPSSNKRFRGSWTFGIYNLYGRENAYTINFEDNPDRPGTTRAMQTSLFRWVPNITYNFKF
- a CDS encoding DUF4249 domain-containing protein, with the translated sequence MKNTFYIILSLFIVTSCEKEIDLDLNDQSGNIVIEGNITNKPGPYTVKITKSVGFSEPNQYPAVAGAQVVLSDDTGQTETLQYTGNGIYQTTTFTGEPGRTYTLKVQAEGKQYTAQSKMPDVVYFDGLEQSSFKFGDKTTYTLLPIFTDPMPLGNRYLFTFTINDLTKKYMNTFSDNVNNGLVNQQPLILPNDDNKGRDHEVVPGDKIHVEMQCIDNNIFTYYSSLIQISGGNGGTATPANPPSNISNGALGYFSAHTTDTETFVIEQTTTP